From Syntrophales bacterium, a single genomic window includes:
- a CDS encoding indolepyruvate oxidoreductase subunit beta — protein MDMIRIVIVAVGGQGNLLASHLLGEAALAHEVPVQISEIHGMAQRGGVVESSILLGKAQSNIISPGEADILVSFEPLETLRAIGKCNKDSIVLSNTAPLPPFTVAIGMGVYPPVEETMNLIGAQVRKNIAFDASSLARQAGTLLSLNMVMLGALAGTGLIPVSADMLKQTISEKTKKAFLEMNLKAFDLGYAVSSGAIH, from the coding sequence ATGGATATGATAAGAATTGTCATTGTTGCCGTGGGCGGCCAGGGGAACCTCCTTGCCTCCCACCTGTTGGGAGAAGCGGCCCTGGCGCATGAGGTGCCTGTGCAGATCAGCGAAATTCACGGGATGGCGCAAAGGGGCGGGGTTGTAGAATCCTCCATCCTGCTGGGCAAAGCGCAAAGCAATATAATCTCCCCAGGCGAAGCGGATATCCTGGTTAGTTTTGAACCGCTGGAAACCCTAAGAGCCATTGGAAAATGCAATAAAGACTCTATAGTCCTTTCCAACACCGCGCCTTTGCCCCCCTTCACCGTGGCAATCGGCATGGGCGTCTATCCGCCGGTTGAGGAAACGATGAACCTGATCGGCGCGCAGGTTAGGAAAAACATCGCCTTCGACGCCTCGAGTCTGGCTCGCCAAGCGGGAACTTTATTGAGTCTTAACATGGTGATGCTGGGCGCTCTGGCCGGAACCGGGCTGATACCCGTCTCGGCGGACATGCTGAAACAGACGATCAGCGAAAAAACAAAGAAGGCCTTTCTGGAAATGAACCTCAAGGCCTTTGATCTGGGCTATGCCGTAAGCTCCGGCGCTATTCATTAA
- the gatA gene encoding Asp-tRNA(Asn)/Glu-tRNA(Gln) amidotransferase subunit GatA has protein sequence MELNQLTIHELKEKLRSGATTAEEITASSFARIEAVEKDVHAYITLMKETAFAEAKRADEAIKKGEGGLLAGIPIALKDIACTKGTLTTCGSRMLSNFVPPYDAAVIEKLREAGAVFTGKTNMDEFAMGSSTETSFYGTSRNPWDLERIPGGSSGGSAAAVAADECIAAIGSDTGGSIRQPAALCGIVGMKPTYGRVSRYGLIAFASSLDQIGPFTKDVEDCALMMNVLSGYDRRDSTSADQEVPDYRQFLGKGIAGWKVGIPKEYFVGGLDPEVEEAVRGAIKTIEEAGAQCVEVSLPHTEYCLAVYYIVAPAEASSNLARYDGVKYGFRFPEGRDLLDMYKKTRSAGFGNEVKRRIMIGTYALSSGYYDAYYKKASQVRSLIKRDFDEAFKTCDALLTPTTPTPAFRIGEKTDDPMQMYLSDLFTISTNLAGIPGISVPCGYSASGLPIGVQFLAGHFQEGRLLQIASEYEKHAQIEKRRPNL, from the coding sequence CGGCGCGACCACCGCCGAGGAGATAACGGCCTCATCCTTTGCCCGAATTGAGGCGGTGGAAAAGGATGTCCATGCGTATATCACGCTGATGAAAGAGACGGCTTTTGCCGAGGCGAAACGGGCTGACGAGGCGATTAAAAAAGGCGAAGGCGGGCTGCTGGCCGGCATCCCGATCGCGCTGAAGGACATCGCCTGCACAAAGGGAACCCTTACGACCTGCGGCTCCCGGATGCTTTCCAATTTCGTGCCGCCGTACGACGCGGCCGTCATTGAGAAACTGCGCGAGGCGGGGGCGGTATTCACCGGTAAGACCAACATGGATGAATTTGCAATGGGCTCCTCCACCGAGACATCGTTTTATGGCACATCCAGAAACCCGTGGGATTTAGAGAGAATTCCCGGCGGCTCCAGCGGCGGTTCGGCGGCGGCTGTAGCGGCAGACGAGTGCATCGCCGCGATCGGCTCTGACACGGGCGGCTCAATTCGCCAGCCGGCGGCTCTTTGCGGCATCGTCGGAATGAAGCCTACCTACGGCCGGGTTTCCCGGTATGGGCTCATTGCCTTTGCCTCCTCTCTCGACCAGATCGGCCCGTTCACAAAGGATGTGGAGGACTGCGCGCTCATGATGAATGTCCTTTCCGGCTACGACAGACGCGATTCGACGTCGGCTGATCAGGAAGTACCCGATTACCGGCAGTTTCTCGGCAAGGGAATCGCTGGCTGGAAAGTTGGCATTCCGAAGGAGTATTTTGTAGGCGGGCTCGACCCCGAGGTTGAGGAGGCGGTCCGCGGGGCAATCAAAACCATCGAGGAAGCCGGCGCCCAATGCGTGGAGGTTTCGCTTCCCCATACGGAATACTGCCTCGCCGTTTACTATATCGTGGCGCCGGCGGAGGCCTCCTCGAATCTCGCCCGTTACGACGGCGTTAAATATGGCTTCCGTTTTCCGGAGGGGCGCGACCTTTTAGACATGTATAAAAAAACCCGTTCGGCAGGGTTTGGAAACGAGGTAAAAAGGCGCATTATGATAGGTACTTATGCGCTTTCATCGGGGTATTATGACGCCTATTATAAGAAGGCCTCTCAGGTGCGCTCGCTGATCAAGCGGGATTTCGACGAGGCGTTCAAGACCTGCGACGCGCTTCTGACGCCGACGACGCCGACCCCAGCCTTCCGCATCGGCGAAAAAACGGACGACCCGATGCAGATGTATCTTTCCGATCTTTTTACCATTTCGACAAATCTGGCGGGAATTCCCGGGATATCCGTACCCTGCGGCTACAGCGCCTCCGGTCTGCCGATTGGGGTACAGTTTCTGGCGGGGCACTTCCAAGAGGGCCGTCTGCTCCAGATCGCCTCGGAGTACGAAAAACACGCCCAAATCGAGAAAAGGAGACCTAATCTCTAA
- a CDS encoding acyl--CoA ligase: MNLATFSGLNASKFPEREFIIESYPSRNFRRSFTWRQYNEQANRIANYLLKNCGIKKGDIVLHLMMNSIEWHASYIGVLKTGTTVTPLNFRFASGDIKYAADVAKCRVFIFDEVFLPKIQPLMKEMDYCKYFICLGDNVPEGMISYREIAEKGDSTEICVETADDDMAELMFTSGTTGAPKPVSHTHKSLFFTGIGNGLSLNDGYYSVYLTPHPFYHSGSLFHSFPSYIAAGKILMPMEFKPEYYIRSLAEEKCTGGFNTVPTWSDLINAIKAGKIDLKDYDLSALKHIELGAQPVPHVLLEDSKRIFPKIKFGITYGITEGGGGFTALCQDEHLLEKPGSIGKATAFMEIRIVDSNDKEVPPGVIGELLLKGPRLMKEYAFNPEMTAKTIVDGWLHTGDLAYKDEEGFIFFADRAKDLIIRGGENIFPVEIEDFLRRHPKVRDVAVMGFPHVRLVEIVFAVIEAKEGETLTEGEILDFCKKSDFAKYKWPEKIIFAPVPRNPSGKIEKPKLRDFYVKPAKEALDAEYKKRT; this comes from the coding sequence TTGAATCTTGCAACATTTTCAGGATTGAACGCGAGTAAATTTCCGGAAAGAGAATTCATTATCGAGAGTTATCCTTCCCGGAATTTCCGGAGAAGCTTCACCTGGCGGCAGTACAACGAGCAGGCCAACCGGATTGCCAATTACCTGCTGAAAAACTGCGGCATTAAAAAAGGCGACATCGTCCTGCACCTGATGATGAACTCGATAGAATGGCACGCAAGCTACATCGGGGTATTAAAGACAGGAACGACGGTGACCCCTTTGAACTTCCGCTTCGCGAGCGGCGATATCAAGTATGCCGCCGACGTCGCCAAATGCAGGGTCTTCATCTTCGATGAGGTTTTCCTGCCGAAAATTCAGCCCCTCATGAAGGAAATGGACTACTGCAAATATTTCATCTGCCTCGGCGACAACGTCCCGGAGGGGATGATCTCCTATCGGGAGATAGCGGAAAAGGGCGACAGCACAGAGATTTGCGTGGAAACGGCCGACGACGACATGGCGGAGCTGATGTTTACCTCCGGCACCACCGGGGCGCCGAAGCCGGTCTCCCATACCCATAAAAGCCTTTTCTTTACAGGGATAGGCAACGGCCTTTCCTTAAACGACGGCTATTACAGCGTTTATCTTACACCTCATCCTTTCTATCACAGCGGTTCGCTCTTCCATTCATTCCCCTCTTACATCGCCGCCGGCAAAATACTGATGCCGATGGAGTTTAAACCGGAGTATTACATAAGATCCCTGGCAGAAGAAAAATGCACGGGGGGATTCAATACCGTTCCCACCTGGTCTGACCTGATTAATGCCATCAAGGCGGGAAAGATTGACCTTAAAGACTATGATCTTTCGGCCTTGAAACATATAGAGCTGGGCGCCCAGCCGGTGCCCCACGTGCTTCTGGAAGATTCCAAGCGAATATTCCCCAAGATCAAGTTTGGCATTACCTATGGAATCACCGAAGGGGGGGGAGGGTTCACCGCACTCTGCCAGGACGAGCATCTTTTGGAGAAGCCGGGCTCTATCGGCAAGGCTACCGCCTTTATGGAGATCAGAATTGTTGACAGCAACGACAAGGAGGTTCCGCCGGGAGTAATCGGCGAGCTGCTCCTCAAGGGGCCCCGACTGATGAAGGAATACGCCTTCAACCCCGAGATGACGGCTAAGACCATTGTTGACGGCTGGCTCCATACCGGCGATCTTGCCTACAAGGATGAGGAGGGGTTCATTTTCTTTGCCGACCGGGCCAAGGATCTCATCATCCGGGGGGGAGAAAACATCTTTCCCGTCGAGATCGAGGATTTCCTAAGAAGGCATCCGAAGGTGCGGGACGTCGCCGTTATGGGCTTCCCCCATGTCCGGCTCGTGGAAATTGTCTTTGCCGTAATCGAGGCCAAAGAAGGCGAAACGCTAACCGAAGGCGAGATCCTTGATTTCTGCAAAAAGAGTGATTTTGCGAAATACAAATGGCCGGAAAAGATCATTTTTGCCCCTGTTCCCCGTAACCCCTCCGGTAAGATTGAAAAACCCAAACTACGGGATTTTTATGTAAAACCGGCAAAAGAGGCGTTGGATGCGGAATATAAAAAAAGGACTTGA
- a CDS encoding KUP/HAK/KT family potassium transporter, whose protein sequence is MNSSPAATDVEGGVSKKTSLLVLGISALGVVYGDIGTSPLYAIKQTFFGAHPLARNLENVLGVLSLVFWTLLLIVCLKYVLLVLRADFHGEGGIFALLGIIREQHAKDVKPKRFMWVVTTAVMIGAATLYGDGVITPAISVLSAYEGLEVITSAFKPAIIWLTAVTLLLLFLFQSRGTARVGGTFGPIMVVWFITIGVAGLVWIIAHPVVLKAVNPLYALQFLHAHGIRVVFVLGAIVLAITGVEALYADMGHFGRRAVQFSWYSFVFPCLLLNYFGQGARLLDSAPVPNNNLFYALFPQYDPIIYLVVALATMATVIASQALISGAFSMTRQGIVLGFFPRINIVFTSAEIEGQIYIPAVNWLLLAGCLLLVIGFRTSSSLAAAYGIAVTATMAITTFIFYLVARGWRWKRQLIGPACLLFLLIELAYFSANTLKFLDGGFVPIVIALFLFYLMKTWQWGRAQLAFAFSEFLNVPLQRYLELKQQMTESPHLRTQFGMRSIAQVERAIVFMTSRPILSPADPCPIGLRIYIRRNGAMPKHIILLNVAQLSRPVVPDAERFDVISLGVNTVAVNARYGYTQKPDVPVLLRTLKRKGLLRINERRWTIQVGEEEILLDSSLRLFRRLMLRFFLTIMRFTNSADRYFGLREFAGRNKTIIPVVIGRKFAHVIVLDDDPAELKSGMDLKK, encoded by the coding sequence TTGAATTCTTCTCCCGCAGCAACAGACGTTGAGGGCGGCGTTTCCAAAAAGACAAGCTTGCTGGTGCTGGGCATTTCCGCGCTGGGGGTGGTGTACGGCGATATCGGGACGAGCCCCCTATATGCGATAAAACAGACCTTCTTCGGGGCGCATCCGCTGGCGCGGAATCTGGAAAATGTTCTGGGCGTTCTGTCACTGGTTTTCTGGACTTTGCTGCTTATCGTGTGCCTCAAGTATGTTCTTTTGGTGCTGCGCGCCGACTTTCACGGCGAAGGGGGCATCTTCGCCCTCCTCGGGATCATCAGGGAACAGCATGCCAAAGACGTAAAGCCCAAAAGGTTTATGTGGGTAGTTACTACTGCCGTCATGATCGGCGCGGCCACTCTTTACGGCGATGGCGTCATCACTCCGGCGATCTCGGTGCTTTCGGCCTATGAGGGGCTCGAGGTGATAACGTCGGCCTTCAAACCTGCCATCATCTGGCTGACCGCGGTTACGCTGCTGCTGCTTTTTCTGTTCCAGAGTCGCGGCACGGCGCGCGTCGGCGGCACCTTCGGACCGATCATGGTCGTCTGGTTCATCACCATCGGCGTGGCTGGGCTCGTCTGGATCATCGCTCATCCCGTTGTGCTTAAGGCGGTCAATCCGCTGTATGCCCTCCAATTTCTCCATGCCCACGGCATCCGGGTGGTCTTCGTGCTGGGGGCGATTGTGCTCGCCATCACCGGCGTTGAGGCCCTTTATGCCGACATGGGCCATTTCGGTCGCCGGGCAGTCCAGTTTTCCTGGTACTCGTTCGTTTTTCCCTGCCTGCTTTTAAACTATTTTGGTCAGGGGGCGCGGCTGCTCGACAGTGCGCCCGTTCCCAACAACAATCTCTTCTATGCCCTCTTTCCGCAGTACGATCCGATCATCTATCTGGTCGTCGCGTTGGCGACTATGGCCACGGTGATCGCCTCGCAGGCGCTGATTTCGGGCGCCTTCAGCATGACCAGGCAGGGAATTGTCCTGGGGTTTTTCCCCCGCATCAACATTGTCTTCACGTCGGCCGAAATCGAAGGGCAGATTTACATCCCCGCGGTGAACTGGCTTCTCCTGGCCGGCTGCCTGCTTCTGGTGATAGGCTTCAGAACGTCGAGTTCGCTGGCTGCGGCTTATGGCATCGCGGTTACGGCAACAATGGCCATCACAACGTTCATCTTTTATTTGGTAGCGCGGGGCTGGAGATGGAAGCGGCAGTTGATCGGTCCGGCCTGCCTTTTGTTCCTCCTGATCGAGCTTGCCTACTTTTCCGCCAACACCCTGAAGTTCCTTGACGGCGGTTTCGTTCCGATCGTGATCGCCCTGTTCCTTTTTTATCTGATGAAGACCTGGCAGTGGGGGAGGGCGCAATTGGCCTTCGCCTTTTCCGAGTTTCTGAATGTTCCCCTCCAGCGTTACCTGGAGTTGAAGCAGCAAATGACCGAAAGCCCGCACCTGCGCACCCAGTTTGGCATGCGCAGCATAGCCCAGGTCGAACGGGCCATTGTTTTTATGACCTCCAGACCCATCCTGTCGCCCGCAGACCCCTGCCCAATCGGCCTGAGAATCTATATCCGGCGCAACGGCGCAATGCCCAAACACATTATCCTGCTGAACGTCGCCCAGTTAAGCAGGCCGGTCGTTCCCGACGCGGAGCGCTTTGACGTGATTTCACTCGGCGTGAATACCGTAGCTGTCAACGCCCGCTATGGCTACACGCAGAAACCCGATGTTCCTGTTCTGCTGCGGACGCTCAAGAGGAAAGGGCTCTTACGGATAAATGAGAGGCGCTGGACCATTCAAGTCGGCGAGGAGGAGATATTGCTCGACTCCTCTTTACGGCTTTTCCGACGGCTGATGTTGAGATTTTTCCTGACGATCATGCGCTTTACCAATTCCGCCGATCGCTATTTTGGTCTGCGCGAGTTTGCCGGGCGCAACAAAACGATCATCCCGGTTGTCATCGGGCGCAAATTCGCCCACGTGATCGTCCTCGACGACGATCCCGCCGAGCTGAAATCAGGCATGGATTTAAAGAAATAA
- the gatB gene encoding Asp-tRNA(Asn)/Glu-tRNA(Gln) amidotransferase subunit GatB, which yields MNFEPVIGLEVHAQLLTDTKIFCDCSTKFGAEPNSHTCPVCLGMPGVLPVLNKKVVDFLLKMAMATNCKINRESSFARKNYFYPDLPKGYQISQYAEPPVEHGWIDIETEGGKKRIGITRIHMEEDAGKLIHDENSPASYVDLNRTGVPLIEIVGDPDLRSAEEAAAYLRRIHEILVYLEICDGNMEEGSFRCDANISLRPVGQKEFGTRTELKNMNSFRNVQRALEYEIKRQQYLLESGGVVVQETRLWDDAAGVTKSMRSKEEAHDYRYFPEPDLVPIVVDDEWQDEIRRAMPELPLEKRERFSSEYQLSAYDAGVLTQSRALADYFEEVARLSGQPKAAANWVMGDILRFLNDEKKTVGECPVSPANLAAMIRLIQEGTISGKMAKDISEAMYKTGGTPEEIIKEKGLVQITDGDALAATLSAILAKNPGQVAQYQSGKEKLFGFFVGQAMKATGGKANPQMLNDLLKKMLAKH from the coding sequence ATGAATTTTGAACCTGTAATCGGGCTGGAGGTGCACGCCCAGCTTTTGACTGATACCAAGATCTTCTGCGACTGCTCCACCAAATTCGGCGCGGAGCCGAACAGCCATACCTGCCCGGTCTGCCTCGGGATGCCCGGGGTGCTGCCGGTGCTGAACAAAAAGGTCGTCGATTTTCTGCTGAAAATGGCGATGGCAACCAATTGCAAGATCAACCGGGAATCGAGTTTCGCCCGAAAAAACTATTTTTATCCAGATCTTCCGAAGGGCTACCAGATATCCCAATACGCCGAGCCGCCCGTTGAACATGGCTGGATCGATATCGAAACCGAGGGCGGCAAAAAGCGGATCGGGATAACCCGCATCCACATGGAGGAGGATGCGGGCAAGCTGATTCACGACGAAAACAGTCCGGCGAGCTATGTCGATCTGAACCGCACCGGGGTGCCCCTGATCGAGATCGTGGGCGATCCGGACCTTCGCAGCGCTGAGGAAGCGGCGGCTTATCTCCGGCGGATTCACGAAATCCTTGTCTATCTGGAGATCTGCGACGGCAACATGGAGGAGGGGAGCTTCCGCTGCGACGCGAATATCTCCCTGCGTCCGGTCGGACAGAAGGAATTCGGCACCAGGACCGAGCTCAAGAACATGAATTCCTTCCGGAATGTTCAGCGCGCCCTCGAATACGAGATCAAACGTCAGCAATACCTGCTCGAAAGCGGCGGCGTGGTGGTGCAGGAAACCCGCCTGTGGGACGACGCTGCGGGGGTGACCAAATCGATGCGGAGCAAGGAGGAGGCCCACGACTACCGCTATTTCCCCGAACCTGATCTTGTTCCCATAGTGGTTGACGACGAGTGGCAAGACGAAATCCGCCGCGCCATGCCGGAGTTGCCCCTGGAAAAGCGGGAGCGTTTTTCCAGCGAATACCAGCTTTCCGCCTATGACGCCGGGGTGCTTACCCAAAGCCGGGCGCTTGCCGACTATTTCGAAGAGGTCGCCCGCCTTTCCGGACAGCCGAAGGCGGCCGCGAACTGGGTAATGGGCGATATCCTGCGGTTTTTGAACGACGAGAAGAAAACCGTCGGGGAGTGCCCGGTTTCCCCAGCCAACCTCGCCGCGATGATCAGGCTGATTCAGGAGGGGACGATCAGCGGCAAGATGGCCAAGGATATCAGCGAGGCGATGTACAAAACCGGCGGAACGCCGGAAGAGATCATCAAGGAAAAGGGTCTCGTCCAGATCACCGACGGGGATGCCCTCGCGGCAACACTTTCCGCAATCCTGGCAAAAAACCCCGGGCAGGTCGCCCAGTATCAGTCCGGAAAGGAAAAGCTCTTCGGTTTCTTTGTCGGTCAGGCGATGAAGGCGACCGGAGGCAAGGCCAATCCCCAGATGCTTAACGACCTGCTGAAAAAAATGCTGGCAAAACATTAA
- the iorA gene encoding indolepyruvate ferredoxin oxidoreductase subunit alpha, producing MNELLLDSPEKKMLMLGNEAIVRGAIEAGVAVATCYPGTPSSEIGDTFFKIQKESGVYFEYAINEMVAMEVAAAAAIAGVRAMCSMKHVGVNVAADFLMSLAYEGVKGGFVLVSADDPSMFSSQNEQDNRMYGKFSGLPVLEPSSIAEAKEMARYAFDLSEMLQEPVILRTTTRINHSTGVISLGPIAGKNSKGSFPKEPLRNTLIPSVSTKLHKVLLANYEKAAGESDQSPYNFVSGEGKLGIITSGVSFNYVSDALQDLALTSRVSVLRIGFSHPLPDRLIKDFIAKCEKILVVEELEPYLEEGVKVKAQEIGSVIPIKGKGYGLFSRAYEFSPSMVRKVIASYFGVACPTKEAVNIDIPNIPQRPPNLCAGCPHRATYAAMRQACGDEPIYTNDIGCYTLGVLPPLSMSDLSICMGASIGMGSGIGTATGRKVVSFIGDSTFFHSGIPGLINALHNGHNQTVVIMDNGTTSMTGFQPDPGTAMENMGFNNLSVSIEALVNGIGVKHVTVVKPFKFKKTVEQIKEAIAFPGLSVIISREICPMYEKTFKKQEKRSYFVDHSKCKNHRVCLNTLACPAFYLEGEQVEIDEASCIGCTLCVQVCPENAIRLNKIGE from the coding sequence ATGAACGAGTTATTGCTGGATAGTCCAGAGAAAAAAATGCTGATGCTCGGCAATGAAGCCATTGTCCGGGGCGCAATCGAGGCGGGCGTGGCGGTTGCAACCTGCTACCCCGGAACCCCCTCTTCGGAGATCGGGGACACCTTTTTCAAAATCCAAAAGGAAAGCGGCGTTTATTTCGAATACGCCATCAACGAAATGGTCGCCATGGAGGTTGCCGCTGCGGCGGCCATTGCAGGGGTACGGGCGATGTGCAGCATGAAGCATGTCGGCGTGAATGTTGCCGCTGATTTCCTGATGTCGCTTGCCTACGAGGGGGTGAAGGGCGGCTTTGTCCTTGTCTCGGCGGACGACCCCTCCATGTTTTCCAGCCAAAACGAACAGGATAACCGCATGTACGGCAAGTTCTCCGGCCTGCCGGTTCTGGAGCCGTCCTCCATTGCCGAAGCCAAAGAGATGGCCCGCTATGCCTTTGACCTTTCCGAAATGCTGCAGGAACCGGTTATCCTGAGAACCACCACGCGCATTAACCATTCCACCGGGGTTATTTCGCTGGGACCGATCGCCGGGAAAAATTCCAAAGGCTCTTTTCCGAAGGAACCCTTGAGAAATACCCTTATTCCGAGCGTTTCGACGAAATTGCACAAGGTCCTGCTTGCCAATTATGAAAAGGCCGCCGGGGAATCCGACCAATCCCCGTACAATTTTGTTTCCGGCGAGGGCAAGTTGGGGATAATCACCAGCGGCGTAAGCTTCAATTACGTGAGCGACGCCCTGCAGGATCTCGCGCTGACATCCCGGGTAAGCGTCCTGCGCATCGGTTTTTCCCATCCGCTGCCGGACAGGCTGATCAAGGATTTTATCGCCAAATGTGAGAAAATTCTGGTCGTTGAAGAGCTGGAACCCTATCTGGAAGAGGGGGTGAAGGTTAAAGCCCAGGAAATCGGCAGCGTCATCCCGATCAAGGGGAAGGGCTACGGGCTTTTTTCCCGGGCCTATGAATTCAGCCCCAGCATGGTGCGCAAGGTTATCGCTTCCTACTTTGGGGTAGCGTGCCCGACGAAGGAGGCGGTAAACATCGACATCCCCAATATTCCTCAGCGCCCCCCCAACCTGTGCGCCGGCTGTCCCCATCGGGCAACCTATGCCGCCATGCGTCAGGCCTGCGGAGACGAACCGATTTACACAAACGATATCGGCTGTTACACGCTGGGGGTGCTTCCCCCCTTAAGCATGTCGGATTTGTCCATCTGCATGGGGGCCAGCATCGGCATGGGCTCCGGCATAGGCACGGCAACGGGCAGAAAGGTTGTCTCCTTCATCGGCGACTCCACCTTCTTTCATTCGGGAATCCCGGGGCTGATAAACGCCTTGCATAACGGCCACAACCAGACGGTCGTCATCATGGACAACGGGACAACCTCGATGACCGGCTTTCAGCCTGATCCCGGCACAGCCATGGAAAATATGGGCTTCAACAACCTGAGCGTCTCGATCGAAGCCCTGGTGAACGGCATCGGGGTCAAGCATGTGACCGTCGTCAAACCGTTCAAGTTCAAAAAGACGGTGGAGCAAATCAAGGAGGCCATCGCCTTCCCGGGGCTTTCCGTAATCATTTCCCGCGAAATATGCCCCATGTATGAAAAGACCTTCAAAAAACAGGAAAAACGGTCATACTTTGTTGACCACAGCAAGTGCAAGAATCATCGGGTTTGCCTCAATACGCTGGCCTGCCCGGCGTTCTATCTGGAAGGGGAGCAGGTGGAAATTGATGAAGCAAGCTGCATCGGCTGTACGCTCTGCGTTCAGGTCTGCCCGGAAAATGCCATAAGACTCAATAAGATAGGAGAATAA
- the mtnA gene encoding S-methyl-5-thioribose-1-phosphate isomerase: MDPLKDPIQTLFWKDNAVILLDQRALPIEENYLTCTDYRQIVAAIKNLTVRGAPAIGVAAAMGIALGALSLSGESPLQIEHNFDEICSQFSASRPTARNLFWGIERMRGRFNESLKQLSKNGQSLENHNYLSPASSPQSISATDIAVIQNILIAEAIQICEEDIAINIRLGQNGSDLIPDGARILTHCNAGALATAGYGTALGVVRAAWEKGKKLHVYADETRPVLQGARLTAWELTREGIPCTLITDNMAAFLMKQKKVDLVIVGADRIAANGDTANKIGTYGLAVLARAHGLPLYVAAPLSTIDTSLADGSQIPIEERDHAEVTHCGGAQTAPAGVCVWNPAFDVTPADLITAIITEKGVIRPPFDAGIKSLHQPSAK, translated from the coding sequence ATGGATCCCCTGAAGGACCCGATCCAGACGCTTTTCTGGAAAGACAACGCCGTCATCCTGCTTGATCAGCGGGCCCTGCCGATCGAGGAGAATTATCTGACCTGCACCGATTACCGGCAGATTGTCGCTGCGATCAAAAACCTGACGGTCCGCGGCGCTCCGGCCATCGGCGTCGCGGCGGCAATGGGAATCGCCCTCGGCGCCCTTTCCCTCTCCGGCGAGTCACCCCTCCAGATAGAGCATAATTTTGACGAAATATGCAGTCAATTCTCGGCCTCCCGCCCGACCGCCCGGAACCTGTTCTGGGGGATAGAGCGAATGCGCGGCCGTTTTAACGAATCCCTGAAGCAGTTGTCAAAAAACGGTCAAAGTTTGGAAAATCACAATTATTTATCCCCAGCCAGTTCTCCCCAGTCAATCAGTGCAACGGATATCGCGGTTATTCAAAATATCCTGATCGCCGAGGCCATTCAGATATGCGAGGAGGATATCGCGATCAACATCCGCCTCGGCCAAAACGGCAGCGATTTAATACCCGACGGCGCCCGGATCCTTACCCACTGCAACGCCGGGGCGCTCGCCACCGCCGGCTATGGAACGGCCCTCGGCGTCGTTCGGGCGGCCTGGGAAAAAGGCAAAAAACTCCACGTTTACGCCGACGAAACACGCCCGGTTCTCCAGGGGGCAAGGCTTACCGCATGGGAACTGACCCGCGAAGGCATCCCCTGCACACTGATTACCGACAATATGGCGGCTTTTCTGATGAAACAAAAGAAGGTCGATCTGGTGATCGTTGGGGCCGACCGCATCGCCGCGAACGGCGATACTGCAAACAAGATCGGTACTTATGGACTCGCAGTCCTTGCCCGCGCCCACGGACTCCCCCTCTATGTCGCCGCCCCCCTCTCGACAATCGATACCTCCCTCGCCGATGGCAGCCAGATCCCCATCGAGGAGCGGGATCACGCCGAGGTAACTCACTGCGGCGGCGCCCAGACCGCCCCGGCAGGCGTCTGCGTCTGGAATCCCGCCTTCGACGTCACCCCGGCAGACCTCATAACCGCGATCATCACCGAAAAGGGCGTCATCCGTCCGCCCTTTGACGCCGGCATCAAATCTCTTCATCAGCCGTCCGCAAAATAA